One window of the Rhipicephalus sanguineus isolate Rsan-2018 chromosome 4, BIME_Rsan_1.4, whole genome shotgun sequence genome contains the following:
- the LOC119391556 gene encoding uncharacterized protein LOC119391556, whose translation MHAQQSGEHKCILLQTAFPWTEGEESGCYARIMLDNGSQRTFILKRLSGKLGCKVKRSERITVGSFGGGEVELDLKVVEVNVKKDPTSEHITIEALEIEVISCDVLPSPPLAVRERARSLGISLADDSKKAGNDGENLETSILIGADYYWTVVTGRIREIQPKVMAIETKLGWTVQGPVDLRSVPLKSSTVMVLKVSANSDTITDELRKFWDLESMGITEKPEAKPSDDRVIQYIRETMEFKAGRYQVRLPWKENVTLCDNKAVAEKRLMQVTKKLWKNRDDLQAYDKAIREYFEKEIA comes from the coding sequence ATGCACGCACAGCAGTCTGGTGAGCACAAGTGCATACTACTGCAGACAGCCTTTCCATGGACGGAGGGAGAAGAAAGTGGGTGCTACGCAAGGATTATGCTGGACAATGGGAGCCAGAGGACATTCATCCTCAAAAGATTGTCGGGAAAACTAGGGTGCAAAGTAAAAAGATCCGAAAGAATCACCGTTGGAtcgtttggaggaggagaggtggaACTCGACTTGAAAGTCGTCGAAGTCAACGTGAAGAAGGACCCTACATCCGAACACATCACCATTGAAGCGCTCGAGATAGAAGTGATATCCTGCGACGTGCTACCATCTCCACCTTTGGCAGTACGAGAAAGAGCAAGATCTCTAGGAATTTCTTTGGCTGATGACAGTAAGAAGGCGGGCAATGACGGCGAAAATCTAGAAACTTCAATATTAATTGGAGCAGATTACTACTGGACGGTAGTCACTGGTCGCATTCGCGAGATACAGCCGAAAGTAATGGCAATAGAAACGAAGTTGGGATGGACGGTTCAAGGTCCTGTAGATCTTCGTTCTGTTCCACTGAAATCATCGACGGTTATGGTCCTCAAGGTCAGTGCCAACTCTGACACGATCACCGATGAACTGCGCAAGTTCTGGGATTTGGAAAGCATGGGAATCACGGAGAAACCCGAGGCAAAGCCAAGCGATGACCGTGTGATACAGTACATCAGAGAAACAATGGAGTTCAAGGCAGGAAGGTATCAAGTGCGGCTACCATGGAAGGAAAACGTAACGTTATGTGACAACAAGGCAGTTGCAGAGAAGAGGCTTATGCAGGTGACAAAAAAATTATGGAAAAATCGCGATGACCTTCAAGCCTACGACAAAGCTATTCGAGAATACTTCGAGAAAGAAATAGCATAA